The DNA segment TTATCTCACCCCGATTTCCAAAAGCGGAAGCACCATCCGTATCGATCAGATCCCATCCCAAGAAAATCGATACGCCCTATTCTTTCATTGTCAGACAAATTTGGTTTCGACTTTCCGAGAACTTTTTCCTAAAACATTAGAATTTGAAGGGAATCGTTGTATTTTATTGAACGTCAAGGATCGGATTCCCTTCAAAGAGCTGAGTCTTTGTATTTCCTTGGCTCTTACGTATCATCTCGATAAAAAACGTAAATAAGATTTGAAGGATATTTCAAATCCCTACTCGAGCTTGAAAATTCTTTCTGATTGTTCCTTTAAAGAATCTCTTTATAAAATTTGCTTGAACCGGAACTTCAAGTCGCTGCCAAAGTAAATTCAAGGAACCAGGATTAGAACAAAAAAATCCCTTGGAAGAAAACTCTTTCAAGGGATTTTTTATAATACAAAATTCTACAATTTAAAATCTTAAGCTGGAATGGCCTCCAAGTCCTCTTCATCCACGGAAACGGCACTGCGGGCTTCCTTGTATGTCATCCATTTGCCTGTTTCGGAATCGATCACCTTACAACAAGAAGTGGATTTGAAATAATCCCCGATAATCGTGTCTTTTTCCAAAACGTTATCTCCATAGACCGCTTTGATTTCGTTTAATGCGCGTTTTAAATTGTAAAACGGGATTTTCATATGAACGTGATGCGGCATATGAATAAAGATATTGTGAAAGAAAAAATTTAGGATCGGATTGATATGATAATTGATTGTTCCTTTCATTTGCCCGTAATACGGAGTCCATTCGTCCTTTGTCTTCCAAGGAATTTCGGAATGAATGTGATGAACGTAAACCGTAATTCCCATAAAATAATTCCATGCGACAAACGGAATCAGACAAACTTTTGTAAACATCCAAAGTCCGGCAATCGTGTTAAAAGATCCCTCTACTGAGGAGCCTCCGAAATAAAAAACAAGCCCGGAGGAAACGAATGCAAAAGAAAGCATGATCCATTTGTCTCTTCCTGCCTCTTTCATAGGTGCGGTAAATAAAACCATTCCCTTGAGCCAGATTTCGATCATATAATAAAATCCGCCACCCCAAGCCGACCAAAAAAATCGGTGCATGGCCTTTTTGAATATTCCAAATTTTGCATATTCTTCCGCGGTAGCCGGATGCCAAACAAAATCGCCTTGTCTTTTGATCGTATGTCCATGATGAATTCTGTTGTGTCCATAGGCCCACTGATTGTATGCGTGCAAGGAAGGTAACATAGCGATCTGACCGATCCAATAACGCAGGAATTTATTTTCAAATAAAGCTTCGTGAGCACAGTCGTGTCCGACTACAAAAAGAGCGGCAATCACGATTCCTGCAAAAAACCAAAGAAAAGGTAGTGCATACCAGGTATCCACGTTCCAGAGAAGAGTAACGACTAAACCGAAGAAAAACAAATCTCTCAAAAAGTAGCCGATTCCTTTGTAAGCCGGATTGGCAAAGGTGGCTTCCGAAAGAGTTTCTCGAACGGCTCCGAGGGTTTCCCTGGGGGGATTTTGCGTTTTTATTTTCACTTCCATAACATTCTCCTTAGCGAACAGCGTTCAGTCAATAATGAACAACGTTAACTAATAAAAGAATTCTCTGCAAGGAAAAAATATAGGCTTAGTTCGAATTTTTCCCTCGGTCTGCGAGGAGTGATACGACTGATTCTGGCAAGCCCCTCTGGAATTTGTGGGAACTCCTGCAGATTGCGGTAGCAGGGGAAGTCGCCTTCTTTTGTGGGAACTCCTCTTTTTCCTGAGAAAGGATTTTAAGATTTAAGAATGGGGGTATTCCATTCTAAATTAGAGATTTTGTAGAGTACATGATCGGATAATATGTGATCCACGGGCAAACTGGGGTGAGCAAAAAATCCAGCTTCTTTGAAGCCGATTCGCTTCATCACGGATTCGGACCGTAGATTTAAAATGGATGTAAACGATACGACTTCCGGAAATTTTAAGGTTGAAAATCCGTATTGCAAACATGCCGAAGCAGCTTCGGTTGCATATCCTTGCCCCCAAAAGGAAAAAGGAATTCTCCAGCCGATTTCGACCGCGGGAGTGAAATGAGACGCAAACCCCACATTCATAAAGCCGGTAAATCCGACAAAATCGGCGGATTCTTTTGATTCCAAAACCCAACGTCCGTATCCGTTTTGATCAAAATGGATTTGAATTCTTTCGATCAATCGATCCGATTCTTCTTTTGATAAAATCGAAGGGAAGAATTCCATCACCCTTGGATCTGAGTTCATCCGAAAGAAGGGTTCCCAATCGCTTTCTTGCCATTTTCTAAGAATCAATCTCTCTGTTTCTAAAACCATTTTTCTTTGATTACTCCACAAATATGAAAATGAAAGGAAATTAGTATTGCCAAAGTTAGTTCTGCCGATAGTATTGACATAGAATTCCAGTTATTCAATCGATTTTCTAACTTCTGAACGTAGTCCTATCTTTAAAGTTTGCTCTTCTTTTTAAGTCCTGCATCTCTAAAATTTTTCTACCTCCCAACATACCGGGAAATGCTGTTTTTAAATCAAGATAACTTGATCTAATTCATAACGACACGAGGAAAAATATGTCTGTTAACATTTATGTAGGAAACCTTTCTTACGATATCACCGAAGGAAAATTAGGTGAACTTTTTGGAGCGCACGGAGCTGTTAATTCAGTAAAAATCATTACTGATCAGTATTCCGGAAAATCCAAAGGATTTGCTTTCGTTGAAATGCCAAACAAAGACGAGGCAGACAAGGCGATCAAAGACCTGGACGGAAAAAACGTTCTTACACGTAACCTGAAAGTTAACGTTGCAAAACCAAAAAACGATAGATTCTAATTTAGAAATTTTTAATTTTTAAATAGATTTTATCTATTTTTGTGGGCCGTCTTAGAAGTGAAAACTTCAAGGGCGGCTTTTTTATTTTTTGAAAAATCGCTGCGGCTGCGGGTCTATTTTTTTCATTCTAACAATTTTTTTCCTCCGGTCGTGCTCTCGCCGCGTTTGTCGGGAACCGTACTTGAGTATGGGAAAGATTTATTTACATACGGAACAAAAGATTCAATCGGCTTTGTTCGAATCCGGAACTAGGGTCGAGACCATTCTGTTTCCGGATTCGTATTTCAACGCATTGACCTTGGAACAAAGAAAAGCGCTTCCGAAACGGATTCTACCTTTGTTGAAACGATATCAGAAGTTGATGTTGTCCCAAAGGAGAATCAATTCCAAGGCCGGAAAAACCTTGTATCAAAAACCGCAGGGAATGGTCCGGGTCAATATGAGAATCAATACCGGTGCTTGGGCGATTCTCGGTGCAATTTCGGCTGCTCACGGTGTTTCCCGTTGTTTTATGGTGAATTATCTGTTGTGGCTGGACGATTCCGAAGTCGGGGATTCTATCGAGCAAACCTTGAATGTGGGATGTCCAACCTTCCACAATATTTACAGTTATATCTGGCACCTCGATCTCACCAAAAACAGCATCACTCGAAGGATCGAGTTTAATCCAAACCCGCTTTGGACGACGATAGAGCATTCTATCTACTAAAACAAGAGTTTGATCCTTACGAAATAATCCATTGTGAATTCGCAAAAAATCACAATGAAGAGTCGTATGTAAGTTCTTTTTTCAAAATTTATTCTTTCGGACTAATTACGATCGGTAAATTATCTTTTCCTTGAGGCACAAAGATCAGTTTCGAATTCGGATTATCAAACGCTTTATACTGAAGATATCTCGTGGTTAGCTTGTCGTTAATGATAGCCTGCGATTTTGCCTGACCATCCGCGCGAATCAACTGCGCTTCGGCATCGGCTCTCGCTCTTTTTTTGGCAATCTCGATACTTCTTTCGGCGATTTCGAGTTCGTATTTTTGCTGCTCAAGTTCCTGCTGCTTAGTTAGTTTGGCCTCGATCGCGTGAAGCATATTGGGGGAATATTCTATATCATCCAGGATCACGTCGAACACCTCGATATGCTTTCCTCTAGTTCGTTCAATTACCGCAATTTTGATATCCCTCGCGAGAACCGCGCTGTTTTTTGAAATCTGAATCATCTGATGATGGGAAACCACGTTTCGAATCGACGCTCTAAATTCCGGCTGCACAATACTTCTATAATATTCCGGACCCACTTCGACATGAAGTTGAAAGATCTCGTCCCGTATCGGTCGCATGATGATAACCGCCTGAACGTCGATTTTCAAATCGTCGTTGGTAAGAACGTCCACCTTTTCCTTATAAGAATTCCACTGCGTAGAATAAGTATAAATGTCGTTCCACGGAAGCAACCAGTAAAAACCGTTAAATACCGGATCCTTACTAAGACCCACATCGCTGATTCCGAAAGGCTTCCAGAACAATCCGATTTCTCCCGGTCGAACCGTCGCTCCGCAATTCAGAATTGAAATCAAAAGAAAAATGAGAAAAAGTCTGTTTCTGTTCATAAGTAATCTCTTATATTCCTATTTTAGTTACTGCCATCAAATTCAATCGTAAAACGTTTTATTAATTTCGGATCCACGTATTTCGCACTTCCGTAAAAATCCTTTTTTTGACCCGCCAAAAGTCCCTGTACCGCGAACTGACAGGATTCCAATAAAATGTCATCCTTATCATAAAGATTGATCGTAAAAAAAACTTCAGTATGATCCTTTCCCGATAAATTTTCAATCTGACCGTTGATTTCAAGATATGCATACTGATCCTGCAATCCTACGTTATAGTATTTGTATTTACCGTCGATCGTGAAGTCTCCATTTGATTTGCCGAGAACCGCCAATGGACAAAACAAAAAGATACAAATAAGGCGGTAAAAAATCGTTCTATGAAATATTTTGTAGAAAAAATTTTTAGACATAAATCCTCTCAAATATCGAATGAGAATTGAATTTAAAAAAACGGGTCAGAACGATTTTAAAATTATATTATATCAAAGAAGAATCGTATCATCGAATTTTCAAATCAGAAACCAATTTCCGGATTCTTTTACAGATTTTTAAAACTTTTCGAATATACGACCCTTAAATGAGGAGATTTGAAATCTATAACATTGAAATTTACAAAGACATTTTTAAGTCCGACTTTTTTGGTCTTTGCAAATCAGCTCTCGGGAACCTGGTCCAAATAACTTTTTAATTCTTCTTTGAGACCGGGTGGAAGTTGCAATCCGGAGCTTTCGATTCTTTCGTTGTATTTACTAAACGAAAATCGATGTTTGGAAGTTCTAATATAATCCTCGAGTGCTTCCGAACCCCAATCCAGAATATCCTGAATAAATTCTTCGTTCTCTTCCAGTTTTTCGCAGTAGGGAATAAAAAGGGGACGATTGACCGGTCTTCCGATTGTTCTATAAAACATTAGACGCTTGAGTAGATCGCTGTCCTTGAGATTTTCCTTTTTCTCCATCGCCTTTTCCACCATTCTTAAATTGATACAATCCAAGAATTCTACCTTTAAGTTTTTATCATTCAGACGTCTGCGAAGAGATGTTTTGATTTCCTCGGTTTCGTATAAAAAGTTAGGACAGTATTCGGGACATTCTACTTCTTTATGTAAATCGCAAAAATGAAGCAGAATGCAATCGATATCGGAA comes from the Leptospira sp. WS92.C1 genome and includes:
- a CDS encoding prohibitin family protein — encoded protein: MNRNRLFLIFLLISILNCGATVRPGEIGLFWKPFGISDVGLSKDPVFNGFYWLLPWNDIYTYSTQWNSYKEKVDVLTNDDLKIDVQAVIIMRPIRDEIFQLHVEVGPEYYRSIVQPEFRASIRNVVSHHQMIQISKNSAVLARDIKIAVIERTRGKHIEVFDVILDDIEYSPNMLHAIEAKLTKQQELEQQKYELEIAERSIEIAKKRARADAEAQLIRADGQAKSQAIINDKLTTRYLQYKAFDNPNSKLIFVPQGKDNLPIVISPKE
- a CDS encoding RNA recognition motif domain-containing protein — encoded protein: MSVNIYVGNLSYDITEGKLGELFGAHGAVNSVKIITDQYSGKSKGFAFVEMPNKDEADKAIKDLDGKNVLTRNLKVNVAKPKNDRF
- a CDS encoding DUF1564 domain-containing protein: MGKIYLHTEQKIQSALFESGTRVETILFPDSYFNALTLEQRKALPKRILPLLKRYQKLMLSQRRINSKAGKTLYQKPQGMVRVNMRINTGAWAILGAISAAHGVSRCFMVNYLLWLDDSEVGDSIEQTLNVGCPTFHNIYSYIWHLDLTKNSITRRIEFNPNPLWTTIEHSIY
- a CDS encoding GNAT family N-acetyltransferase — translated: MVLETERLILRKWQESDWEPFFRMNSDPRVMEFFPSILSKEESDRLIERIQIHFDQNGYGRWVLESKESADFVGFTGFMNVGFASHFTPAVEIGWRIPFSFWGQGYATEAASACLQYGFSTLKFPEVVSFTSILNLRSESVMKRIGFKEAGFFAHPSLPVDHILSDHVLYKISNLEWNTPILKS
- a CDS encoding FxLYD domain-containing protein, yielding MSKNFFYKIFHRTIFYRLICIFLFCPLAVLGKSNGDFTIDGKYKYYNVGLQDQYAYLEINGQIENLSGKDHTEVFFTINLYDKDDILLESCQFAVQGLLAGQKKDFYGSAKYVDPKLIKRFTIEFDGSN
- a CDS encoding fatty acid desaturase, giving the protein MEVKIKTQNPPRETLGAVRETLSEATFANPAYKGIGYFLRDLFFFGLVVTLLWNVDTWYALPFLWFFAGIVIAALFVVGHDCAHEALFENKFLRYWIGQIAMLPSLHAYNQWAYGHNRIHHGHTIKRQGDFVWHPATAEEYAKFGIFKKAMHRFFWSAWGGGFYYMIEIWLKGMVLFTAPMKEAGRDKWIMLSFAFVSSGLVFYFGGSSVEGSFNTIAGLWMFTKVCLIPFVAWNYFMGITVYVHHIHSEIPWKTKDEWTPYYGQMKGTINYHINPILNFFFHNIFIHMPHHVHMKIPFYNLKRALNEIKAVYGDNVLEKDTIIGDYFKSTSCCKVIDSETGKWMTYKEARSAVSVDEEDLEAIPA
- a CDS encoding DUF1801 domain-containing protein is translated as MTFKPKNTKKKSTSFKNPEVAEIFKTYPEKIREKLLILRELIFETASNTEGVGMLEETLKWGQPSYLTPISKSGSTIRIDQIPSQENRYALFFHCQTNLVSTFRELFPKTLEFEGNRCILLNVKDRIPFKELSLCISLALTYHLDKKRK